The Paraconexibacter algicola genome includes the window GGCCGCCTTGGCCTTGTCCTTCGTCGTGCCCTTGCTCTTGGCGATGTCCTTGAGCTCGTTGAGGTCCTGCTTGAGGGCCTCCTGGCCGCCGCGCTTCTCGATCACGGCGTCGGCCTGCTTCTTGGCCTTCCCGAGCATGCTCTTGAGGTTCATCCCTCGAGGCTAGCGCGACCGCTCCAGGTGGACCTCACCTGCGTCCAGCGCGGTGCGCCCGCCGCCCGGCAGGGCGACGACGAGCCGGCCGAGCCCGTCGATCCCCGAGGCGATGCCGTGCCCCTGCGCCCAGCGCACCTCGCGACCCGCGAGCCCGTCGCGGGCGCGCCAGCGGTCCAGCAGCGCATCGGACGGCAGTCCGAGCGCAGCGTCGAGCGCGTCCAGCAGGGACGCGAGCACCGTCTCGAGCTCGCCCGGCGAGCGCTCCATCGAGGCCGCCGTCGCGTGCAGCTCCGGTGGCAGGTCCGCGACCCGCACCGCGACGTTCAGCCCGATCCCGATGATCGCCCAGCCCTCCTGCGGGCGCCCCTCGCAGAGGATCCCCGCGACCTTCCGGCCCGGCCCCGCGTCCGTGTCGTCCCCGGGCAGCAGGACGTCGTTGGGCCACTTGATGCGCGCCGCCTCCCCGACGACGTCGGTCACCGCCACGGCCGCCGCCAGCGGCAGCAGCGCGAAGCGGTCGCCCGCCCCGCGGACGACGACGCTCATCAGCAGCGCGTGCCCGGCCGGGGCCGACCAGGTGCGGCCCTGCCGGCCGCGCCCGGCGCTCTGCGCCCCGGCGGTGACGAGCGTGCCGTGCGGCGCGCCCGCGACGGCCAGCTCGCGCGCGCGGTCGTTCGTCGAGGTGGTCTCGCGCAGGTGCAGCCGCGGGGTCCCCAGCGCGGTCACGCCGGTGAGATCCGGACCTCGGCGTCGAGCTCGAGCCCCAGCGCGTCCCGGGCCGAGCCGCGGTTCACGGCCAGGGCGAGCGTGCGGTACGCGTCCTCGTAGACGAGCAGCCCGCCCGCCTCGACGTCGGCGAACGTCGTCGCGTAGCGGGCGTCGCGGCCGTTGACGCGCACCGGGGTGCCCAGGCGCAGCCCCGACCCCGTCAGCTCCTCGTGCTCGACGTCGAGCGTCACGTTGCCGAAGCGATCGAACGCGATCGCGTGCGCCACCAGCCCGTCCCCGTCGGCCATCGCCAGCGGCATGCCGATCAGCAGGATCTCGTCGGCGTCCAGCGGCTCCCCGGCGGCCGCGAGCGGCTCCCCGGCGGCGATCGCCGCGGCCACGGGCGCGAACACGTCACGGCCGTGGAACGTGGCGGCCGCGGCCTCCAGGCGGTGCGGCGACCGCGTCACGTCGACCGCCTCGACCACGCCGCCGAAGCGCTGCGCCGCGAGCGACAGCAGCCCGTTGTCCGGCCCGACGAGCACCCGGTCCTCGTCGGCGCAGCGCAGCGCCACCGCGCGACGCTGGGTGCCGACCTCCGGGTCGACGACCGCCAGGTGCACGCCGGGCGGGAAGTACGGCAGGGCGCGGCGCAGCACCAGCGCGCCGGTGCGGACGTCGTGGCGCGGGATCCCGTGCGTCACGTCGATGACGCGGACGTCCGGGGCGATGCGGGCGATCACGCCGTGGCACACGCCG containing:
- a CDS encoding SAM hydrolase/SAM-dependent halogenase family protein, translated to MTLLTFLSDYGLDDDFVGVCHGVIARIAPDVRVIDVTHGIPRHDVRTGALVLRRALPYFPPGVHLAVVDPEVGTQRRAVALRCADEDRVLVGPDNGLLSLAAQRFGGVVEAVDVTRSPHRLEAAAATFHGRDVFAPVAAAIAAGEPLAAAGEPLDADEILLIGMPLAMADGDGLVAHAIAFDRFGNVTLDVEHEELTGSGLRLGTPVRVNGRDARYATTFADVEAGGLLVYEDAYRTLALAVNRGSARDALGLELDAEVRISPA
- a CDS encoding biotin--[acetyl-CoA-carboxylase] ligase; its protein translation is MTALGTPRLHLRETTSTNDRARELAVAGAPHGTLVTAGAQSAGRGRQGRTWSAPAGHALLMSVVVRGAGDRFALLPLAAAVAVTDVVGEAARIKWPNDVLLPGDDTDAGPGRKVAGILCEGRPQEGWAIIGIGLNVAVRVADLPPELHATAASMERSPGELETVLASLLDALDAALGLPSDALLDRWRARDGLAGREVRWAQGHGIASGIDGLGRLVVALPGGGRTALDAGEVHLERSR